The following are encoded in a window of Arthrobacter antioxidans genomic DNA:
- a CDS encoding DUF5719 family protein yields MSRGRKTDRTADATQPGAMQPDATPSAGTAVTADTAVAARAVARDRAAGLRRPTRLGTALGAATGVVLLAATAAIASGHVIAGLPARPGADVGIPAAAVPAGDYTAVCPAPPRLVESVGDGADPEFGPASAGARTTVSGVVLSDLGATVTGSGLLPVGGEEPLALIREFATGDSPDVPAGSGEDGLTDRVAGVTRGVAVDAATVLRAQAQGGLTPAAAATATYTAADGDLRGLAATACQVPSSDFWLLGAATTVGQSAILTLTNPTGTPAEVSLELFGPDGPLGAAGTRGQLVAPGETRRIVLAALAGNQERVAVRVRSDGGRVSGVIQQSVLRGLTPGGVELLSPSAPAGLTQVVPGVVVQDAATARRIREQEGYGTAAPALQVLVPGSSDAVLDIRVSGPAGEVDLPGGGVVTAAAGSVTSVPLDALPEGTYTVAVASDVSVVAAARVTRGIDDGEPVDLAGAPAAARLGSDHVVALAEGVDTSLVLGAPDGRGEITLTPVQADGALGEPVVIGIAGGTSVTVPSSSVGRSPVAVIVDATGDPVYGAQVMTLPGDRSGISVAGIPAGATGPQSIPVDLGY; encoded by the coding sequence ATGAGCCGGGGACGGAAGACCGACCGGACGGCGGATGCCACGCAGCCGGGTGCCATGCAGCCGGATGCCACGCCGTCGGCCGGCACAGCCGTCACTGCGGACACGGCCGTCGCGGCGCGCGCCGTCGCCCGCGACAGGGCGGCCGGCCTCCGCAGGCCCACGCGCCTCGGCACTGCCCTGGGCGCCGCGACCGGCGTGGTCCTCCTCGCGGCCACGGCGGCGATCGCCTCCGGACACGTCATCGCCGGTCTGCCCGCGCGCCCCGGGGCCGACGTCGGGATCCCGGCGGCCGCCGTACCGGCCGGTGACTACACCGCGGTGTGCCCTGCGCCGCCGCGACTGGTCGAGTCGGTCGGCGACGGCGCCGATCCCGAGTTCGGCCCGGCGTCGGCCGGCGCGCGGACCACGGTGTCCGGCGTGGTGCTCAGCGACCTGGGCGCCACCGTGACGGGGAGCGGGCTGCTGCCCGTCGGCGGGGAGGAGCCGCTGGCCCTGATCCGGGAGTTCGCGACCGGGGACTCCCCGGACGTCCCCGCCGGCAGCGGCGAGGACGGCCTGACGGACCGCGTCGCGGGAGTGACCCGGGGCGTCGCCGTCGACGCCGCGACCGTCCTCCGCGCCCAGGCGCAGGGCGGACTCACCCCGGCGGCCGCCGCGACCGCCACCTACACCGCCGCCGACGGGGACCTCCGCGGGCTGGCGGCCACCGCCTGCCAGGTGCCCTCCAGCGATTTCTGGCTCCTGGGCGCCGCGACCACCGTGGGGCAGTCCGCCATCCTCACCCTGACCAATCCCACCGGCACGCCGGCCGAGGTGTCGCTCGAGCTCTTCGGGCCTGACGGCCCCCTCGGGGCGGCAGGGACCCGCGGTCAGCTGGTGGCGCCCGGGGAGACCCGGCGGATCGTGCTGGCCGCACTCGCCGGCAACCAGGAGCGGGTGGCCGTGCGCGTGCGCAGCGACGGCGGACGCGTGAGCGGCGTCATCCAGCAGAGCGTCCTGCGCGGCCTGACGCCCGGCGGGGTGGAGCTCCTGTCGCCGAGCGCTCCGGCAGGCCTGACCCAGGTGGTGCCCGGCGTCGTCGTGCAGGACGCCGCCACGGCGCGCCGCATCCGCGAGCAGGAGGGGTACGGCACCGCAGCCCCCGCGCTGCAGGTGCTCGTCCCCGGGTCGAGCGACGCCGTGCTCGACATCCGGGTGTCCGGACCGGCCGGCGAGGTGGACCTGCCCGGCGGAGGAGTGGTGACCGCGGCGGCCGGTTCCGTCACGAGCGTCCCCCTCGACGCGCTCCCGGAAGGCACCTACACCGTCGCCGTCGCCTCCGACGTCTCGGTGGTCGCGGCCGCACGCGTGACCCGCGGGATCGACGACGGCGAGCCGGTGGACCTCGCGGGTGCCCCGGCGGCCGCCCGCCTCGGCAGCGACCACGTGGTGGCACTGGCCGAGGGCGTGGACACCTCCCTGGTCCTGGGCGCGCCGGACGGCAGGGGAGAGATCACCCTGACGCCCGTCCAGGCCGACGGAGCGCTGGGCGAGCCCGTGGTGATCGGCATCGCGGGAGGGACGTCCGTGACCGTGCCGTCGTCGTCCGTGGGCCGCTCGCCGGTCGCGGTGATCGTCGACGCCACCGGGGACCCGGTGTACGGGGCGCAGGTCATGACCCTGCCCGGGGACAGGAGCGGGATCTCCGTCGCGGGCATCCCGGCGGGTGCCACGGGTCCGCAGAGCATCCCGGTGGATCTCGGGTACTAG
- a CDS encoding metallopeptidase family protein, with protein MQDAPTLSVNLTDPAAADERPARSFYERRRNRRGRGMRGDLLPQYLPGARSRSEQFDDWVMESAQRLERLWGERIQDVQIMVQEIPDGLEDMTPESLRGLLGSCSPASPNRPAVITIYRHPVLMAARSVLSVNELVHDVVVEQTAELMGLAPEAVDPAYGRSQA; from the coding sequence ATGCAGGATGCTCCCACACTCTCGGTGAACCTGACCGATCCGGCGGCCGCAGACGAGCGTCCGGCGCGGTCGTTCTACGAGCGCCGACGCAACCGCCGGGGACGCGGCATGCGCGGCGACCTCCTGCCGCAGTACCTGCCGGGTGCGCGGTCGCGGTCGGAGCAGTTCGACGACTGGGTGATGGAGTCGGCGCAGCGGCTCGAACGCCTGTGGGGCGAGCGCATCCAGGATGTCCAGATCATGGTGCAGGAGATCCCGGACGGCCTCGAGGACATGACACCCGAGTCGCTGCGGGGGCTCCTGGGATCATGCTCCCCCGCCTCGCCGAACCGGCCGGCCGTCATCACCATCTACCGGCACCCCGTGCTCATGGCCGCGAGGAGCGTGCTGTCCGTCAACGAACTCGTGCACGACGTCGTCGTGGAACAGACCGCAGAGCTCATGGGCCTCGCCCCCGAGGCCGTCGATCCCGCCTACGGGCGCTCGCAGGCCTAG
- a CDS encoding DUF3499 domain-containing protein produces MGSLRQCSRSACARRAMATLTYVYADSTAVLGPLATYAEPHTYDLCAAHAERLTVPRGWEVVRLTLPDAAPEHNSDDLLALADAVREAAAEPTVEAPPVGPRGARAPMEPPAGVSGPRRGHLRILREP; encoded by the coding sequence GTGGGATCACTCCGTCAATGCTCCAGATCGGCCTGCGCCCGCCGGGCGATGGCCACGCTGACCTATGTCTACGCGGATTCGACGGCGGTCCTCGGCCCCCTCGCCACCTACGCCGAGCCCCACACCTACGATCTCTGCGCGGCCCACGCCGAACGCCTCACCGTGCCCCGCGGCTGGGAAGTGGTCCGCCTGACGCTCCCCGACGCCGCGCCGGAGCACAACTCCGACGACCTCCTGGCCCTGGCCGATGCCGTGCGGGAAGCCGCCGCGGAGCCCACCGTGGAGGCCCCGCCGGTCGGACCCCGCGGCGCCAGGGCACCCATGGAACCACCGGCCGGCGTCAGCGGCCCCCGGCGCGGCCACCTGAGGATCCTGCGGGAACCCTGA
- the ahcY gene encoding adenosylhomocysteinase produces the protein MTFDYKVADLSLAEAGRHQIRLAEHEMPGLMSLRREFAESQPLAGARIAGSLHMTVQTAVLIETLTSLGAEVRWASCNIFSTQDEAAAAVVVGTGTVEEPAGVPVFAWKNESLEDYWWTATQILTWPGQADGLGPNMILDDGGDATMLVHKGAEFEALGAVPANPQEGDADYSHEYTVFLDTVRSTIGSEPRKWTAIAAGIKGVTEETTTGVHRLYQLAAQGKLLFPAINVNDSVTKSKFDNKYGIRHSLPDGLNRATDVLIGGKVAVVCGYGDVGKGAAEAMRGQGARVIVTEIDPICALQAAMDGYQVAKLESVLAQGDIFITTTGNKDVIMARHMAGMKHQAIVGNIGHFDNEIDIAGLGRIPGVEKIEIKPQVHEWVIPADEAAGVEQHSIIMLSEGRLLNLGNATGHPSFVMSNSFANQTIAQIELYTKFGQDDAEGNREYENQVYVLPKVLDEKVARLHLDALGVELTELTKGQAEYLDLDVAGPYKPEQYRY, from the coding sequence ATGACCTTCGACTACAAAGTTGCCGACCTCTCACTCGCCGAGGCCGGCCGCCACCAGATCCGCCTGGCCGAGCACGAGATGCCCGGGCTCATGTCCCTGCGCCGTGAATTCGCCGAATCCCAGCCCCTCGCGGGAGCCCGCATCGCCGGGTCCCTGCACATGACCGTGCAGACGGCCGTCCTCATCGAGACGCTGACCTCCCTCGGCGCCGAGGTGCGCTGGGCGTCCTGCAACATCTTCTCCACCCAGGACGAGGCCGCCGCGGCCGTCGTCGTGGGCACCGGCACCGTCGAGGAACCCGCCGGCGTGCCCGTGTTCGCGTGGAAGAACGAGTCCCTCGAGGATTATTGGTGGACCGCCACCCAGATCCTCACCTGGCCCGGCCAGGCGGACGGCCTCGGCCCGAACATGATCCTCGACGACGGCGGGGACGCCACGATGCTGGTGCACAAGGGTGCCGAGTTCGAGGCGCTCGGCGCGGTCCCCGCGAACCCGCAGGAGGGCGACGCCGACTACTCGCACGAGTACACCGTGTTCCTCGACACCGTCCGCTCCACGATCGGGTCCGAGCCGCGGAAGTGGACCGCGATCGCCGCGGGTATCAAGGGCGTCACCGAGGAGACGACCACGGGCGTGCACCGCCTCTACCAGCTGGCAGCGCAGGGCAAGCTCCTCTTCCCGGCGATCAACGTCAACGACTCCGTCACCAAGTCCAAGTTCGACAACAAGTACGGGATCCGCCACTCGCTGCCCGACGGCCTGAACCGGGCCACGGACGTGCTGATCGGCGGCAAGGTCGCCGTCGTCTGCGGGTACGGCGACGTCGGCAAGGGCGCGGCCGAGGCCATGCGCGGCCAGGGCGCCCGCGTGATCGTCACGGAGATCGACCCGATCTGTGCACTGCAGGCGGCGATGGACGGCTACCAGGTCGCGAAGCTCGAGTCGGTGCTCGCGCAGGGCGACATCTTCATCACGACCACCGGTAACAAGGACGTCATCATGGCCCGCCACATGGCGGGCATGAAGCACCAGGCCATCGTGGGCAACATCGGCCACTTCGACAACGAGATCGACATCGCGGGCCTCGGGCGCATCCCCGGCGTCGAGAAGATCGAGATCAAGCCCCAGGTGCACGAGTGGGTCATCCCCGCCGACGAGGCCGCGGGCGTGGAGCAGCACTCCATCATCATGCTGTCCGAGGGCCGGCTCCTGAACCTCGGCAACGCGACGGGCCACCCCTCGTTCGTCATGAGCAACTCCTTCGCCAACCAGACGATCGCCCAGATCGAGCTGTACACGAAGTTCGGGCAGGACGACGCGGAGGGCAACCGCGAGTACGAGAACCAGGTGTACGTCCTCCCGAAGGTCCTCGACGAGAAGGTGGCCCGCCTGCACCTGGACGCGCTCGGCGTGGAACTCACGGAACTGACCAAGGGCCAGGCCGAGTACCTGGACCTCGACGTCGCCGGTCCGTACAAGCCGGAGCAGTACCGCTACTAG
- a CDS encoding L,D-transpeptidase gives MRTKQGSGRAAGSRKGWTIAAIGAAAVVVVGAGVGIATASPWGDPEPSSTSSPGTAATTPGGTDAQSEDFGVGLTPTDRAFAVNPVTTAAVTVTGGTLDAVELVPRTGGTPVAGTLSDDGTRWAATGRLAFDTEYEFSYTARDSAGESRRGTSTFTTVEPANEADSAMYPLDGATVGTGQPLEFTFSEPVTNRDAVEKAITVTSTSGQPGAFYWLSDTKARYRPETFWAPNSTITVESRLFGVDFGNGMIGNGDTTRTVKTHNTRLAVVDNATKTMEVYLDGKLDATFPITLGTEDWPSTEGYMVVMEQYESTRFTAESIGLEPGDPAYYPPTIVNHASRLSNGGAFVHEALPAAQVALGEFNVSHGCIGMSPEGAEYFYDTFATGDVVQILNTDYGPMYVWDGFGDWNVPWDEWVNQP, from the coding sequence ATGCGCACGAAGCAGGGATCGGGCAGGGCCGCAGGAAGCCGGAAGGGCTGGACGATCGCAGCGATCGGCGCCGCGGCGGTCGTCGTCGTGGGCGCCGGCGTGGGCATCGCGACGGCCTCGCCCTGGGGTGATCCGGAGCCGTCGTCGACGTCGTCCCCGGGCACAGCGGCGACCACACCGGGCGGGACGGACGCGCAGTCCGAGGACTTCGGCGTGGGACTCACGCCCACGGACAGGGCATTCGCGGTCAATCCCGTCACCACGGCCGCGGTGACGGTGACCGGGGGCACGCTCGACGCCGTCGAGCTCGTCCCGCGGACGGGCGGCACGCCCGTCGCCGGCACCCTGTCCGACGACGGCACGCGCTGGGCCGCGACCGGCCGTCTCGCCTTCGACACCGAGTACGAGTTCTCCTACACGGCCCGCGATTCCGCCGGGGAGTCCCGGCGCGGCACCTCCACCTTCACGACGGTGGAACCCGCGAACGAGGCCGACTCCGCGATGTACCCGCTGGACGGCGCGACGGTCGGCACGGGCCAGCCGCTCGAGTTCACCTTCAGCGAGCCGGTGACCAACCGGGACGCCGTGGAGAAGGCCATCACCGTGACCAGTACGAGCGGGCAGCCGGGCGCCTTCTACTGGCTCTCGGACACCAAGGCCCGCTACCGCCCCGAGACGTTCTGGGCCCCGAACAGCACGATCACGGTGGAGTCGAGGCTGTTCGGCGTCGACTTCGGCAACGGCATGATCGGCAACGGCGACACGACCAGGACCGTGAAGACGCACAACACGCGCCTGGCCGTCGTCGACAACGCCACCAAGACCATGGAGGTGTACCTCGACGGGAAGCTCGACGCCACCTTCCCGATCACCCTCGGCACCGAGGACTGGCCCTCCACCGAGGGCTACATGGTGGTGATGGAGCAGTACGAGAGCACCCGGTTCACGGCGGAGTCGATCGGCCTGGAACCGGGCGACCCGGCCTATTACCCTCCCACGATCGTGAACCACGCGAGCCGGCTGAGCAACGGCGGAGCGTTCGTGCACGAGGCGCTGCCCGCCGCGCAGGTGGCCCTCGGCGAATTCAACGTCTCCCACGGCTGCATCGGGATGTCACCCGAGGGCGCCGAGTACTTCTACGACACCTTCGCGACCGGGGACGTGGTGCAGATCCTGAACACGGACTACGGCCCCATGTACGTCTGGGACGGCTTCGGCGACTGGAACGTCCCGTGGGACGAGTGGGTCAACCAGCCGTAG
- a CDS encoding RDD family protein yields MSSVVTGEAVVLELKPAGFAARGLSLIIDILAQIVLAIILLLLIGNLLDGVFDPAFTTTLALVVVVLILLVLPVTVETLTRGKSLGRLVMGLRIVRDDGGSIRFRHAFIRGMLAILEIYLLVGSLAFLVSLFNERSKRLGDLLAGTYAMRERVVARPRAVLVMPPRLEAWAATADIGRLPDALARRMSQFLAQAPRLTPSARATLAVDLAAEASHHVRPVPPADTHPEEFLHAVVAARRDRDYAAMMRQRTRTESTARRLHTLPFGQGAEPSGRGGPDGPTAG; encoded by the coding sequence ATGAGTTCGGTCGTCACCGGCGAGGCCGTGGTCCTCGAACTGAAACCGGCCGGCTTCGCCGCCCGCGGGCTGAGCCTCATCATCGACATCCTCGCCCAGATCGTCCTCGCGATCATCCTGCTGCTGCTGATCGGGAACCTCCTCGACGGCGTCTTCGACCCGGCGTTCACGACGACCCTCGCCCTGGTCGTCGTCGTGCTGATCCTTCTCGTCCTGCCGGTGACGGTGGAGACCCTGACCCGCGGGAAGTCGCTGGGCCGCCTCGTCATGGGACTGCGGATCGTGCGCGACGACGGCGGATCGATCCGCTTCCGCCACGCCTTCATCCGCGGCATGCTCGCGATCCTCGAGATCTACCTGCTCGTCGGTTCGCTCGCGTTCCTCGTCTCCCTGTTCAACGAGCGTTCCAAGCGCCTCGGCGACCTGCTCGCCGGGACCTATGCGATGCGGGAGCGGGTGGTCGCCAGGCCGCGAGCGGTCCTCGTCATGCCCCCACGCCTCGAGGCCTGGGCGGCGACGGCGGACATCGGCCGCCTGCCCGACGCCCTGGCCCGCAGGATGTCCCAGTTCCTGGCGCAGGCCCCGCGCCTCACGCCGTCGGCCCGCGCCACGCTCGCCGTGGACCTGGCGGCCGAAGCGAGCCACCACGTGCGGCCCGTACCCCCGGCGGACACGCACCCGGAGGAGTTCCTGCACGCCGTCGTCGCGGCGCGGAGGGACCGCGACTACGCCGCGATGATGCGGCAGCGCACGCGGACGGAGTCGACGGCGAGAAGGCTCCACACCCTGCCGTTCGGCCAGGGCGCAGAGCCTTCGGGTCGCGGCGGGCCGGACGGCCCTACGGCTGGTTGA
- a CDS encoding stage II sporulation protein M, producing the protein MDVDAFIAVHRSDWQRLDELVGRRRLDGAEADELLVLYQRVSTHLSIIRSVDPESTLSGALSTRLSRARTRFTGAKSNTMEDIAQFFVLSLPAAFYRIRWLTAVVGVLFVAVAWLYASWVGTPGVIQALGPDEELRRYVEEDFVDYYSENPAASFAGLVWTNNAWIALQAVAFGVTGIWPVVILYQNAQGVGMAAGMMASYDRLDTFFVYILPHGFMELTAIFIATAAGLRIFWAWVAPGRRPRALALAEEGRALITVALGLVLVLLVSGLVEGFVTPSGLPPWLRLTIGFLVFAAYWAYTLVLGRRAVEAGHRGDLGVVDRGDAVLTA; encoded by the coding sequence ATGGACGTGGACGCATTCATCGCCGTGCACCGCAGCGACTGGCAACGCCTGGACGAACTCGTGGGCCGGCGGAGGCTCGACGGTGCGGAGGCGGACGAACTGCTGGTCCTCTATCAGCGCGTGTCCACACACCTGTCCATCATCCGGTCCGTGGACCCCGAGAGCACGCTGTCCGGGGCGCTGTCCACCCGGCTCTCCCGCGCCCGCACCCGGTTCACGGGGGCGAAGTCCAACACCATGGAGGACATCGCCCAGTTCTTCGTCCTCTCCCTGCCCGCCGCGTTCTACCGTATCCGGTGGCTCACGGCGGTGGTCGGGGTGCTCTTCGTCGCGGTGGCCTGGCTCTACGCCTCCTGGGTGGGCACCCCCGGGGTGATCCAGGCGCTCGGGCCGGACGAGGAGCTCCGACGCTACGTCGAGGAGGACTTCGTCGACTACTACTCGGAGAACCCTGCCGCCTCCTTCGCCGGCCTGGTGTGGACGAACAACGCGTGGATCGCGCTGCAGGCGGTGGCATTCGGCGTCACCGGCATCTGGCCGGTGGTCATCCTGTACCAGAACGCGCAGGGCGTGGGCATGGCCGCCGGCATGATGGCGTCCTACGACCGGCTCGACACCTTCTTCGTCTACATCCTGCCGCACGGCTTCATGGAACTCACAGCCATCTTCATCGCCACCGCCGCGGGGCTGCGCATCTTCTGGGCCTGGGTGGCACCCGGGCGCAGGCCACGCGCCCTGGCGCTCGCGGAGGAGGGCCGCGCGCTCATCACGGTCGCGCTCGGGCTGGTGCTGGTGCTGCTCGTCTCGGGACTCGTCGAGGGGTTCGTGACGCCGAGCGGGCTGCCGCCGTGGCTGCGCCTCACCATCGGATTCCTGGTCTTCGCCGCCTACTGGGCGTACACCCTGGTCCTCGGACGGCGCGCGGTCGAGGCCGGGCACCGCGGCGACCTCGGCGTCGTCGACCGGGGAGACGCCGTCCTCACCGCCTGA
- a CDS encoding DUF1461 domain-containing protein — translation MAETDSTHSNASGASRADGVGPDAPGAAAVGTDADAPDAAAVGTDADAARVGDDAGRVGDDAGRVGDDAPVSEPVEEPEPAGVPEPAGAPAAVAVAAGPASPGAGSSGSGSHTPAAAEPSTDTAALSVRPPDSEAARRAAARDQAAAAKPALPRFLQVVVALFFPVIVVAAAIRAVATSSFLWLEYHRPGFPADRFGFSLDDRMTYGSYALDYVLNFAPPRYLGGLVTPEGEPLFLASEVGHMADVKGVLGLSFFIALVLFVLAVLACVYLARHYRGGIRRALFSGAVLTLVGIAVLTVLAVLAWETFFTQVHALFFADGTWTFRVDDTLIRLFPAQFWTDSAVTVAVLVLAATLLTLVLTWPTKARRDRSMMAQDAAQARRREALDAS, via the coding sequence GTGGCAGAGACCGACAGCACCCATTCGAACGCTTCCGGCGCATCCCGCGCGGACGGCGTGGGCCCGGACGCCCCCGGCGCGGCTGCGGTCGGGACGGACGCCGACGCTCCCGATGCGGCCGCGGTCGGGACGGACGCCGACGCTGCCCGGGTCGGGGACGACGCTGGCCGGGTCGGGGACGACGCCGGCCGGGTCGGGGACGACGCTCCCGTGTCGGAGCCCGTGGAGGAGCCGGAGCCTGCAGGGGTCCCGGAGCCTGCCGGAGCCCCGGCGGCCGTCGCGGTGGCGGCAGGACCGGCGTCGCCCGGTGCCGGGTCGTCGGGGAGTGGAAGCCACACGCCGGCCGCCGCCGAACCGTCCACGGACACGGCAGCACTCTCCGTGCGCCCGCCGGACAGCGAAGCCGCCCGCCGTGCCGCGGCCCGGGACCAGGCGGCCGCGGCGAAGCCCGCCCTCCCGCGCTTCCTGCAGGTCGTCGTCGCCCTGTTCTTCCCCGTCATCGTGGTCGCCGCCGCCATCCGGGCCGTCGCGACGTCGTCGTTCCTGTGGCTCGAGTACCACCGGCCCGGGTTCCCCGCCGACCGGTTCGGGTTCTCGCTGGACGACCGCATGACCTACGGCTCGTACGCGCTCGACTACGTGCTGAACTTCGCGCCCCCGCGGTACCTCGGGGGGCTGGTGACGCCCGAGGGCGAGCCGCTGTTCCTCGCGTCGGAGGTGGGTCACATGGCGGATGTGAAGGGCGTCCTCGGGCTGTCCTTCTTCATCGCCCTCGTGCTCTTCGTCCTCGCCGTCCTGGCCTGCGTCTACCTCGCACGGCACTACAGGGGCGGGATCCGCCGGGCGCTGTTCTCCGGTGCGGTGCTGACGCTGGTCGGCATCGCCGTCCTGACCGTGCTGGCCGTCCTCGCGTGGGAGACCTTCTTCACGCAGGTCCACGCCCTGTTCTTCGCGGACGGCACCTGGACCTTCCGCGTGGACGACACCCTCATCCGGCTGTTCCCCGCACAGTTCTGGACGGACTCCGCCGTGACGGTCGCCGTCCTCGTGCTCGCGGCGACCCTCCTCACGCTCGTCCTCACCTGGCCCACGAAGGCCCGCCGTGACCGTTCCATGATGGCCCAGGACGCAGCGCAGGCGCGGCGCCGCGAGGCGCTCGACGCCTCCTGA
- a CDS encoding AMP-dependent synthetase/ligase, whose protein sequence is MREAITDLLVDLPATSNTTDLLLRTHAAEPGRALYAVRSGARWQDVSAAEFLQQVTRVAKGLVAHGVRPGDAVAVMSGTRYEWTLADVAIWFAGAVTVPIYETSSAHQVEWILEDAQPAVVFVEDEPGEGVVLDAAARAGRAEATSVIRLTREPLKGVATLATLDEAGAAVSDDALEAARSSRGLADAASVVYTSGTTGRPKGCVITHGNFALFAVNTLEFLPEFLQQENARTLMFLPLAHVLARAVQVVCFTGGITLAHSASAAQLLEDLGTFRPTFLLAVPRIFEKIHATAGRRAAESGRGRLFAAAERTAVAYSRAVDARGRGGRGPSPALRASHAVFDRMVYPRLRDVFGGEVTHTVSGAGPLSEHLTHFFRGAGIMVQEGYGLTESTAPCTVNTVSLTRVGSVGIPMPGTSVRLDDDGEVQVKGAGVFAGYLHDDAATAEAFTGDGYFRTGDLGALDEDGFLTITGRKKDLLVTAGGKNVAPGPLEEKLREHALVGQAVVVGEGRPFIAALISLDREALEPWAAARGRAGLTAEQATRDADVLAELQSAVDAANATVSRAEQIRTFSVLDVEFSVESGHLTPTLKLKRAAVVADHTRAMDELYARR, encoded by the coding sequence GTGCGCGAAGCCATCACGGACCTGCTGGTCGACCTCCCGGCGACCAGCAACACCACCGACCTCCTGCTGCGGACCCACGCCGCCGAGCCGGGCCGGGCCCTGTACGCGGTGCGCTCGGGGGCGCGGTGGCAGGACGTCTCGGCGGCCGAGTTCCTGCAGCAGGTGACGCGCGTGGCCAAGGGCCTGGTGGCCCACGGCGTGCGGCCCGGCGACGCCGTCGCCGTGATGTCGGGGACACGCTACGAATGGACGCTCGCCGACGTCGCGATCTGGTTCGCCGGGGCCGTCACCGTCCCCATCTACGAGACCTCCTCCGCGCACCAGGTCGAGTGGATCCTCGAGGACGCGCAGCCCGCCGTCGTGTTCGTCGAGGACGAGCCCGGGGAAGGCGTCGTCCTGGACGCCGCGGCCCGGGCGGGCCGGGCGGAGGCGACCTCCGTCATCCGGCTGACCCGCGAGCCGCTGAAGGGCGTGGCGACCCTCGCGACGCTCGACGAGGCCGGCGCGGCGGTGTCCGACGACGCGCTCGAGGCGGCGCGGTCCTCCCGCGGCCTCGCGGACGCCGCGTCCGTCGTCTACACCTCCGGCACCACGGGGCGGCCGAAGGGCTGCGTCATCACGCACGGCAACTTCGCGCTGTTCGCCGTCAACACCCTCGAGTTCCTGCCCGAGTTCCTGCAGCAGGAGAACGCCCGCACGCTCATGTTCCTGCCCCTGGCCCACGTGCTGGCGCGGGCCGTCCAGGTGGTGTGCTTCACGGGAGGCATCACGCTGGCGCACTCCGCCTCGGCGGCGCAGCTGCTCGAGGACCTGGGGACCTTCAGGCCGACGTTCCTGCTCGCCGTCCCGCGCATCTTCGAGAAGATCCACGCCACGGCGGGCCGGCGCGCGGCGGAGTCCGGCAGGGGCCGGCTCTTCGCGGCCGCCGAGCGCACCGCCGTCGCCTACTCGCGGGCAGTGGACGCCCGCGGCCGGGGTGGGCGCGGGCCCTCCCCCGCACTGCGGGCATCGCACGCGGTCTTCGACCGGATGGTGTACCCGCGGCTGCGGGACGTCTTCGGCGGCGAGGTCACCCACACGGTGTCAGGGGCCGGCCCGCTCAGCGAGCACCTGACCCACTTCTTCCGTGGCGCCGGGATCATGGTGCAGGAGGGCTACGGCCTCACCGAGAGCACCGCCCCGTGCACCGTGAACACGGTGTCCCTCACGCGCGTGGGATCCGTCGGCATCCCGATGCCCGGCACCAGTGTGCGGCTCGACGACGACGGCGAGGTGCAGGTGAAGGGCGCGGGCGTCTTCGCCGGGTACCTCCACGACGACGCCGCGACGGCGGAGGCGTTCACCGGGGACGGCTACTTCAGGACGGGCGACCTCGGTGCGCTCGACGAGGACGGCTTCCTGACCATCACGGGGCGGAAGAAGGACCTGCTCGTGACCGCGGGCGGCAAGAACGTGGCACCCGGTCCCCTCGAGGAGAAGCTCCGGGAGCACGCGCTCGTGGGCCAGGCCGTCGTCGTGGGTGAGGGCAGGCCGTTCATCGCGGCGCTCATCAGCCTGGACCGCGAGGCCCTGGAACCCTGGGCTGCGGCGCGGGGCCGGGCCGGGCTGACGGCGGAGCAGGCCACCCGGGACGCCGACGTCCTCGCCGAGCTGCAGTCCGCCGTCGACGCCGCGAACGCCACGGTCTCGCGGGCCGAGCAGATCCGCACGTTCAGCGTGCTCGACGTCGAGTTCAGCGTCGAATCCGGGCACCTGACGCCCACCCTCAAGCTGAAGCGGGCCGCCGTCGTCGCCGACCACACCCGGGCGATGGACGAGCTCTACGCCCGGCGGTAG